The following DNA comes from Fervidibacillus albus.
GAAAACGATGGTGGAACTCAGTATCGGAGAAATCGAACAAATTCAAGATAAATATAATTTTGAACAAAGATTTACAACGTATTTTCGTCGTATCAAAAGGAAAACTGCCCTATTAATTGCCGCCAGTTGTCAACTAGGTGCTTTAGCAGCCGGAGCAGAATCGGCCGTTCATCAAAAATTGTTTCGGTTCGGCTATTACATCGGGATGGCCTTTCAAATTACCGATGACATTTTGGATTTTACTGCTTCAGCAAAAAAATTAGGCAAACCGGTCGGAGAAGATCTGCTTCAAGGAAATATAACGCTACCGGTATTGTTGGCGATGGAAAATCCGGAAATTAAAAGGGAAATCGTCCAAGTACAAGAAACGACTGAACCGGAAGTGTTGGAGCGAATCATTCAATTGATAAAGGAAACGGGATCGATCAACCGTTCAATCGATGTTACGCATTTATATTTAAAAAAAGCGTTGCATATTTTGGACGAATTACCAGATCATGAAGTGAAACCCCTTCTCCATACGATTGTGAAATTTATTGGAGATCGGAAATTCTAAATTTCTTTTGTTTTGTAAACGGATTAATCCTGTTTGGTACAATGATTGCATTCATTCATTTTGCGTGTTAATATGATTTTTGCGAGACAAACATTTTCAAATAGGGTGGGAGATGCGATGGAAAAAACATTTCTAATGGTCAAACCCGACGGAGTCCAAAGGAACTTAATCGGTGAAATCGTATCGAGATTTGAACGGAAAGGATTTCAACTCGTCGGGGCAAAATTAATGCACATTACTCCCGAGTTGGCGGAAAAACATTATGCCGAACATAAGGGAAAACCGTTTTTTAATGAGCTCATATCTTATATTACTTCCGGACCTGTTTTTGCTATGGTATGGCAAGGGGAAAATGTCATTCGGGCTGCGCGGAAAATGATGGGTGCGACAAACCCGATCGATGCTGATCCTGGAACAGTTCGGGGGGATTTTGCTTTAACGGTTGGCAAAAATATTATTCACGGATCCGATTCGGCGGAAAGTGCAAAAAGGGAAATTTCTTTGTTTTTTCAAGAAGAGGAACTCGTTTCCTATGAAAAATCTTTCGATAACTGGATGTATTAATATGTTACGGAAAACAACCCGCCCCTTATGGGTTGTTTTCCTATTTACCGGGAAATAACCCCCTGATTGAAAGGGGGAACTAGGAGAGGA
Coding sequences within:
- the hepT gene encoding heptaprenyl diphosphate synthase component II; protein product: MNYTTVYKILHNDLKSIENRLEKVLETESPLLKQSSLHYLQAGGKRIRPILVILSGKFGNYDIEKIMDVAVALELIHMASLIHDDVIDDAYTRRGRPTVKAKWDDKVAVHTGDFILAKSLDIITNIREHEVHKILSKTMVELSIGEIEQIQDKYNFEQRFTTYFRRIKRKTALLIAASCQLGALAAGAESAVHQKLFRFGYYIGMAFQITDDILDFTASAKKLGKPVGEDLLQGNITLPVLLAMENPEIKREIVQVQETTEPEVLERIIQLIKETGSINRSIDVTHLYLKKALHILDELPDHEVKPLLHTIVKFIGDRKF
- the ndk gene encoding nucleoside-diphosphate kinase; amino-acid sequence: MEKTFLMVKPDGVQRNLIGEIVSRFERKGFQLVGAKLMHITPELAEKHYAEHKGKPFFNELISYITSGPVFAMVWQGENVIRAARKMMGATNPIDADPGTVRGDFALTVGKNIIHGSDSAESAKREISLFFQEEELVSYEKSFDNWMY